A window of Clostridium sp. Marseille-P299 contains these coding sequences:
- a CDS encoding histidine-type phosphatase, whose translation MSQSSTTSNSTYYLGTKSPYLYKKGKQTPPPCGYEPFYINYLGRHGSRYLESTDKLIYLIEVLQKNKKAENLTDAGNYLLNYLQQQEILQRNKYGGLTPAGAETMKSIARRMYQKYPKVFGKKVYAESTYVQRAIDSMFVFINELFLYTASENFIIYSNGEIDPLLRFFDLNLEYKAYKASNWWTPLIKEHFRCSDPSKQISQQFFITPVSEYTMTNFAPSLFDVLTEAYGITTPPMSPIDVLHAYYTNQELCHYWEVNNLDTFYSTGPSGKGIMLPTNISFALLRNFIETSNTAIQSANVSANLRFAHAETIIPFASLLNLPCCSKQTNILSHVAEIWRDFEVAPMAANLAWIFYKNPECNDILVKMTYNEEEICFPFPSAHSPYATWEDVQSYYYAILDSLNIDTSLNVVDQVTYYQVNEEQERC comes from the coding sequence TTGTCTCAATCAAGTACAACTTCTAATTCTACTTATTACCTAGGTACAAAATCGCCTTACCTTTATAAAAAAGGAAAACAAACTCCTCCACCATGTGGATATGAACCTTTTTACATTAACTACCTTGGACGCCATGGCTCTAGATATTTGGAAAGTACAGACAAGCTCATATATCTTATAGAGGTTCTGCAAAAAAATAAAAAAGCTGAAAATCTTACGGATGCAGGTAATTATTTATTAAATTACTTACAACAACAAGAAATATTACAGAGGAATAAATACGGAGGGCTTACACCTGCAGGTGCCGAAACAATGAAATCCATAGCACGACGAATGTATCAAAAATATCCAAAAGTTTTTGGTAAGAAGGTTTACGCAGAGTCTACTTATGTACAGCGGGCAATTGACTCTATGTTTGTTTTTATTAATGAATTATTTCTTTATACGGCATCCGAAAATTTTATCATTTATTCCAATGGAGAAATCGATCCTCTTTTACGTTTCTTTGACCTTAATTTAGAATATAAAGCATATAAAGCTTCCAATTGGTGGACTCCCCTTATTAAAGAGCATTTTCGTTGTAGTGACCCTTCCAAACAAATTAGTCAACAATTTTTTATCACTCCAGTATCTGAATATACAATGACTAACTTTGCTCCTAGCTTATTTGATGTTTTAACGGAAGCTTATGGTATCACCACACCGCCTATGTCACCAATCGATGTTCTTCATGCTTACTATACCAATCAAGAACTATGTCACTATTGGGAGGTAAACAATTTAGATACTTTTTATTCCACCGGACCTTCAGGAAAAGGCATCATGTTACCAACAAACATATCCTTTGCATTACTAAGAAACTTTATTGAAACAAGTAATACTGCCATACAATCTGCTAATGTATCTGCAAATCTAAGATTTGCACATGCAGAAACGATAATTCCATTCGCTAGTTTATTAAACCTTCCTTGCTGTAGTAAGCAAACAAATATATTGTCCCATGTTGCAGAAATTTGGAGAGACTTTGAAGTTGCACCAATGGCTGCAAACCTTGCTTGGATCTTTTATAAGAACCCAGAATGCAATGATATCCTAGTTAAAATGACATACAATGAAGAGGAAATTTGTTTTCCATTTCCAAGTGCTCATTCACCATATGCAACCTGGGAAGATGTACAAAGCTACTATTATGCTATTTTAGATTCCCTTAATATTGATACTTCCTTAAATGTCGTTGACCAAGTTACGTATTACCAAGTGAACGAAGAGCAAGAAAGATGCTAA
- a CDS encoding ABC transporter ATP-binding protein/permease, translated as MLQLKNIKKTYHVGEIDTIALNDISVSFRKKEFVAILGTSGSGKTTCLNIIGGLDRYDSGDLIIKGKSTKEFKDKDWDAYRNNSVGFVFQSYNLIMHLSIVANVELGMTLSGVSGEEKHRRAIEVLEKVGLKDHLHKKPNQLSGGQMQRVAIARALANDPEILLCDEPTGALDTTTSVQIMDLIKELAKERLVIMVTHNPELAEQYADRIIRFQDGVILSDTNPYNADSKKDNFELKKTSMSFLTALKLSFNNIRTKKGRTFLTAFASSIGIIGIAVILSLSTGFQSQIDKFQEDAMAEFPIFISQVASEVDAESISSMQSEMQDRLWGTSEYVDSNEVYLYDPSETTMIHQNKLTDEFIDYLNNIDPSICTSIGYTRIVSMNLIRNTENGVIPVTLPSMADTSQNSSNMTSTSGLGLSSYPESLDENEPSYLEKNYELLAGEYPKSPTDLVLVIDTKNRLDVNLMKNLGFNTDDVESIKFDDIVGTEFKIVSNNDYYTQTEYGNFIPSSDYEAMYESKDGIDVKIAGIVRVKEGTTMSMLATGIAYSDSLTEMVVDMSKDSEIVKAQKEQDVNVMTMKEMDEETKNNLLLYLGSESTPYMLMLYPQSFESKEQVIDYIEAYNATMDNKEDIIIYNDLAGTISGMTEGIMDGVTIVLIAFAAISLVVSMIMICIITYTSVLERTKEIGILKALGARKKDITRVFDAETFILGIFSGFLGILLAWLATFPINNVIYNLTELEGVSNLQPLHGLILIVISTILTVLGGHIPAKIASKKDAVEALRSE; from the coding sequence ATGTTACAGCTAAAGAACATAAAAAAAACGTATCATGTTGGCGAAATTGATACGATTGCTTTAAATGATATTAGTGTATCATTTCGCAAAAAAGAATTTGTAGCAATCTTAGGTACCAGTGGTTCAGGTAAAACAACTTGTCTTAATATCATTGGTGGCCTTGATCGATACGATTCTGGTGATTTAATTATTAAGGGGAAATCAACGAAAGAATTTAAGGATAAGGATTGGGATGCATATCGTAATAATTCTGTAGGTTTTGTCTTTCAAAGTTATAACTTGATTATGCACCTTAGTATTGTTGCCAACGTTGAACTTGGTATGACCTTAAGTGGTGTTTCTGGAGAAGAGAAACATAGACGTGCAATTGAAGTACTTGAAAAGGTAGGTTTAAAAGACCACTTACACAAAAAACCGAATCAACTTTCTGGTGGACAGATGCAAAGAGTTGCAATTGCACGTGCTCTTGCTAACGATCCTGAAATATTACTTTGTGATGAGCCAACTGGTGCTCTTGATACTACTACTAGCGTGCAAATCATGGATTTAATTAAAGAACTTGCAAAAGAGCGTCTTGTCATTATGGTTACACATAATCCAGAGCTTGCGGAACAATATGCAGACCGTATTATTCGCTTCCAAGATGGTGTGATTCTCTCCGATACCAATCCATACAATGCAGATTCTAAAAAAGATAATTTTGAACTTAAGAAAACTAGTATGAGCTTTCTAACTGCGTTAAAGTTATCTTTTAACAATATTAGAACCAAAAAAGGACGAACGTTTTTAACGGCTTTTGCTTCGAGTATTGGTATTATTGGTATTGCAGTTATCTTAAGTTTATCCACTGGTTTCCAATCTCAAATTGATAAATTTCAAGAAGATGCGATGGCAGAATTCCCAATTTTCATTTCACAGGTTGCTTCGGAAGTAGATGCTGAAAGTATTTCAAGTATGCAATCAGAAATGCAAGATCGTTTATGGGGTACCTCTGAGTATGTTGATTCCAATGAAGTTTATTTATATGATCCTTCTGAAACAACAATGATTCACCAAAATAAGCTAACCGATGAGTTTATTGATTACTTAAATAATATTGACCCAAGTATCTGTACTAGTATTGGTTATACTCGTATTGTATCAATGAACTTAATTCGTAATACTGAAAATGGAGTAATACCAGTTACTCTTCCATCTATGGCGGATACTTCACAAAATAGCAGTAATATGACAAGTACTAGCGGTCTTGGCTTAAGTTCTTATCCAGAATCATTGGATGAAAACGAACCTTCTTATCTTGAGAAGAACTATGAATTATTAGCGGGTGAATATCCCAAAAGCCCAACTGACCTTGTATTAGTAATTGATACAAAAAATCGCCTCGATGTAAACCTTATGAAAAATCTTGGTTTTAATACAGACGATGTAGAATCCATTAAATTTGACGATATCGTTGGCACCGAATTTAAAATTGTTTCCAACAATGATTATTATACACAAACAGAATACGGAAACTTCATACCAAGTTCCGATTATGAAGCTATGTATGAATCCAAAGATGGCATTGATGTTAAAATCGCTGGTATCGTTCGTGTAAAAGAAGGCACTACAATGTCTATGCTTGCTACAGGAATCGCTTATAGTGATTCTTTAACTGAAATGGTTGTTGATATGTCAAAGGATTCTGAGATTGTAAAAGCTCAAAAAGAACAAGATGTTAACGTAATGACCATGAAAGAAATGGATGAAGAAACAAAGAATAATCTTCTTTTATACCTAGGTAGCGAGTCCACTCCATATATGCTTATGCTTTATCCACAAAGCTTTGAAAGCAAAGAACAAGTTATCGACTATATTGAAGCTTATAATGCAACTATGGATAATAAAGAAGATATTATTATTTATAATGACCTTGCAGGAACCATTTCTGGTATGACAGAAGGCATTATGGATGGTGTTACTATAGTATTAATAGCTTTTGCGGCAATTTCCTTAGTTGTTAGTATGATTATGATTTGCATCATAACTTATACTTCTGTACTTGAGCGTACAAAAGAAATTGGTATTTTAAAAGCACTTGGTGCTAGAAAGAAAGATATTACCCGTGTATTTGATGCAGAAACCTTTATCCTTGGTATCTTTTCTGGTTTCCTTGGAATTTTACTTGCATGGCTTGCGACATTCCCAATTAATAACGTTATTTACAATCTTACTGAATTAGAAGGGGTATCAAATCTACAACCATTACACGGATTAATTTTGATTGTGATTAGCACGATATTAACTGTGCTTGGTGGACATATACCAGCCAAGATTGCTTCTAAGAAGGATGCAGTTGAAGCTCTTCGTTCAGAGTAA
- a CDS encoding ATP-dependent nuclease: MQISSITIENFKSIQKLTIQEVESAMIIVGKNSTGKTVILDAILAVAGIYKISIKDFNDINKNIEIGVTLTLTKEDLINLYENGAVSKYKRYEIWEKDFFKKLPSLKDDKLSFTFIANRNGTIRYTDGVSKNNTYIKQVLPKIHYIDHERNIQEIQDDIFMAQGQYALERIRENKCMFDMKKSCNNCFQCIGVIEKKQADQLSIIETTKLLEYKLYHLNIDSFVDKLNDYFHKNTGLSHEIEYVSHFNIDEVFNIDALVWDKERDTRGSVSMMSAGTKSIYILSLLEAYINENNNIPCIIMMEDPEIYLHPSLQKVMSEILYRLSKKNQVIFSTHSPNLLFNFNSREIKQVLLDDEYYTTVKENADIDEVLDDLGYSANDFMNVSFVFIVEGKQDRNRLPLLLEKYYSEIYNAQGQLQRIAIIPTNSCTNIKTYANLKYINRLYLKDQFLMIRDGDGKDANFLKRQLTNYYKAREREDRNNIPRVTDKNVLILKYYSFENYFLEPSVMEKIGVIKSEEEFFDILFKKYKDYLYRLVSVKKMKERTGINIRTKEDLKKNFETIKIYVRGHNLFDIFYGRYKGEREQEILTRYIEVAPRETFADILETIDSFIFFENRKK; encoded by the coding sequence ATGCAAATTAGTTCCATAACAATCGAAAATTTTAAATCAATTCAAAAACTAACAATTCAAGAAGTAGAAAGTGCTATGATAATTGTAGGTAAAAATAGTACGGGTAAAACAGTTATATTAGATGCAATTTTAGCGGTTGCGGGGATATATAAAATAAGCATAAAAGATTTTAATGATATAAATAAGAATATTGAAATCGGAGTGACTTTAACTCTAACCAAGGAAGACTTAATTAATCTTTATGAAAACGGTGCAGTCAGTAAATATAAGCGTTATGAGATATGGGAGAAAGATTTTTTCAAGAAACTTCCATCACTAAAAGATGATAAACTAAGCTTTACTTTTATTGCAAACAGAAACGGAACAATACGCTATACCGATGGAGTTTCAAAAAATAATACATATATTAAGCAGGTACTTCCAAAGATTCATTACATAGATCATGAGAGAAATATACAAGAAATTCAGGATGATATTTTCATGGCACAGGGGCAGTATGCACTGGAACGTATAAGAGAGAATAAATGTATGTTTGATATGAAAAAGTCCTGCAATAATTGTTTTCAGTGCATTGGAGTGATTGAAAAAAAACAAGCAGATCAGCTAAGTATTATAGAAACAACTAAATTACTAGAGTATAAGTTATATCATCTAAATATAGATTCTTTTGTAGATAAATTAAACGATTATTTTCATAAAAACACTGGTCTTTCACATGAAATAGAGTATGTTTCTCATTTTAATATCGATGAAGTGTTTAATATTGATGCTCTAGTATGGGATAAGGAACGTGACACTAGGGGATCTGTTTCCATGATGAGTGCTGGTACCAAAAGTATATATATTTTGTCGTTATTAGAGGCATATATTAATGAAAATAATAATATACCATGTATTATTATGATGGAGGATCCAGAGATATATCTTCATCCCTCCTTACAAAAAGTAATGAGTGAAATATTATATCGATTATCCAAAAAGAATCAGGTAATCTTCTCAACGCATTCACCGAACTTATTATTTAATTTTAATTCAAGGGAAATCAAACAGGTGCTTTTAGATGATGAATATTATACAACGGTAAAAGAAAATGCAGACATTGATGAGGTATTAGATGATCTTGGCTATTCTGCAAATGACTTTATGAACGTAAGCTTCGTATTTATTGTAGAGGGGAAACAAGATAGAAATAGACTACCATTGTTATTAGAAAAATACTATTCAGAAATTTATAATGCACAAGGACAGTTACAGCGGATAGCCATAATTCCAACCAATAGCTGTACCAATATTAAGACTTATGCAAATTTAAAATATATAAATAGGCTGTATCTAAAGGATCAATTCTTAATGATTCGAGATGGGGATGGGAAGGATGCTAATTTTTTAAAGAGGCAATTAACGAATTATTATAAAGCAAGAGAGAGGGAAGACCGAAATAACATTCCAAGAGTAACGGATAAAAACGTCTTGATTTTAAAATATTATTCCTTTGAAAATTATTTTCTAGAACCATCGGTAATGGAAAAAATAGGGGTAATTAAAAGTGAGGAAGAGTTTTTTGATATCCTATTTAAAAAATATAAGGACTATTTGTATCGATTGGTTAGCGTAAAAAAAATGAAGGAACGTACGGGAATCAACATACGAACAAAAGAAGACTTAAAGAAAAACTTCGAAACCATTAAGATATATGTAAGAGGCCATAACTTATTTGATATTTTTTATGGAAGATATAAAGGAGAAAGAGAGCAAGAAATCTTAACTAGATATATTGAAGTAGCACCAAGAGAGACGTTTGCTGATATATTAGAAACAATTGATTCATTTATTTTTTTTGAGAATAGGAAAAAATAA
- a CDS encoding amidase domain-containing protein, with product MVHATMITPYQPNLGIEYAKKYYLNGNPNFYKATVDCTNFVSQCIWAAYGGWSPSMSEAEVKKNIRDGFRMIKGAYTSAWYANQGGGSRAWENVDYLWSFMTYQKTYGPKATGVNSGKLYTSINPKDIQVGDVMQFSLNGWDYHHTVYVISVDRNAPSFSNIIVAQRTANKIRTLEDAIENNGGDECYMRKMTFHSTNF from the coding sequence ATGGTTCATGCGACAATGATAACTCCATATCAACCGAATCTCGGAATTGAATATGCTAAAAAATATTACTTAAATGGTAATCCTAATTTTTATAAAGCCACAGTAGATTGTACCAATTTCGTTTCTCAATGTATATGGGCAGCATATGGAGGTTGGAGTCCGTCTATGTCAGAGGCTGAAGTAAAGAAAAATATAAGAGACGGGTTTCGGATGATAAAGGGTGCTTATACAAGTGCTTGGTATGCGAACCAGGGCGGTGGGAGCAGAGCATGGGAAAATGTAGACTATCTCTGGTCTTTTATGACATACCAAAAAACATACGGACCAAAAGCCACTGGTGTAAACAGTGGGAAATTATACACGAGTATCAATCCAAAAGATATTCAAGTAGGCGATGTAATGCAATTTAGTTTAAATGGTTGGGATTACCATCATACGGTCTATGTCATATCAGTTGATCGAAATGCACCAAGCTTTAGTAATATAATTGTAGCACAACGTACCGCCAATAAGATACGTACACTAGAGGATGCTATTGAAAATAATGGTGGTGATGAGTGCTATATGAGAAAAATGACGTTTCATTCTACAAACTTTTAA
- a CDS encoding HDIG domain-containing metalloprotein: MIQKKDLFQTIDDILMGTEKPSLLLNNLLEDEMFYEYPFKMLASLKETEQSKVHHPEGDAWIHTIMVVDEAAKCKDESTDPHAFMWAALLHDIGKPKTTRNRKGKITSYEHDKVGAELAREFLVVFISDRQFIERVVALVRWHMQILFVVNDLPFKEIQKMKSEVNIKDISLLGWCDRMGRKNADEERERGIIEEFYEKVNDET, translated from the coding sequence ATGATTCAAAAAAAAGATTTATTTCAAACAATAGACGATATTTTAATGGGGACAGAAAAACCGTCATTGCTATTAAATAATTTATTAGAAGATGAGATGTTCTATGAATATCCGTTTAAAATGCTAGCTAGCTTAAAAGAAACGGAGCAATCTAAGGTGCATCATCCAGAAGGAGATGCATGGATTCACACCATTATGGTTGTAGATGAAGCAGCCAAATGCAAGGATGAAAGTACAGATCCACATGCATTTATGTGGGCTGCCTTATTACATGACATTGGAAAACCAAAAACCACTAGAAATAGAAAAGGTAAAATAACTTCGTATGAACATGATAAAGTTGGAGCGGAATTAGCAAGAGAATTTTTAGTTGTATTTATTAGTGATCGGCAATTTATTGAGCGAGTTGTGGCTTTGGTTCGTTGGCATATGCAAATATTATTCGTGGTAAATGATTTGCCATTTAAAGAAATACAAAAGATGAAGTCAGAGGTAAATATAAAGGATATCTCTCTTCTTGGCTGGTGTGATCGTATGGGAAGGAAAAATGCGGATGAGGAAAGGGAAAGAGGTATCATTGAGGAATTTTATGAGAAGGTAAATGATGAAACGTGA
- a CDS encoding FAD binding domain-containing protein, which yields MFKIKDYVMVKDLEEAYQLNQKRSGVILGGTCWLKMGKKQIGTAIDLSGLGLNTIEENEEEFQIGCMTTLRDLELHSGLNEYFKGAIKESVKHIVGVQFRNCATIGGSIYARFGFSDILTCLLALDSYVELYNKGILPLHEFVTMPYDNDVLVRIIIKKDGRDVVYQSKRASATDIPILACAVAKKDNTFYVSVGARPKRALLQTVECTYTSSEEDKISDLANELCKNLEFDSNMRGSKEYRKHLATVFVKRGILALLGGNYTC from the coding sequence ATGTTTAAAATAAAAGATTATGTAATGGTAAAAGACCTAGAAGAAGCATATCAACTGAACCAAAAACGGAGCGGTGTTATTCTTGGCGGTACATGTTGGTTGAAAATGGGTAAAAAACAAATCGGCACAGCAATTGATTTATCTGGCTTGGGGCTTAACACAATAGAGGAAAATGAGGAAGAGTTTCAAATTGGATGTATGACAACGTTGCGTGATCTAGAACTACATAGTGGATTAAACGAATATTTTAAAGGCGCAATAAAAGAAAGCGTAAAGCATATTGTTGGAGTACAATTCCGTAATTGTGCAACCATTGGTGGCAGTATTTATGCTAGATTTGGCTTCTCTGATATTTTAACTTGTCTTTTAGCTCTTGATTCCTATGTAGAACTATACAATAAAGGTATTTTACCATTACATGAGTTTGTTACTATGCCTTATGATAATGATGTATTGGTACGGATTATAATTAAAAAAGATGGAAGAGATGTAGTATATCAATCAAAACGTGCGAGTGCAACGGATATTCCAATTCTTGCATGCGCGGTTGCAAAGAAGGATAATACATTTTACGTAAGTGTTGGTGCGAGACCAAAACGTGCATTATTACAAACAGTTGAATGTACGTATACATCATCAGAAGAAGATAAAATCAGTGACCTTGCAAATGAGTTATGTAAGAACTTAGAATTTGATTCAAATATGCGTGGAAGCAAAGAATATCGTAAACATCTTGCCACAGTATTTGTTAAGAGAGGAATTCTAGCACTGTTAGGAGGCAATTATACATGTTAG
- a CDS encoding xanthine dehydrogenase family protein molybdopterin-binding subunit has protein sequence MKYVNQSVMKKDAMALVTGKPLYTDDIAPSNCLIVKVLRSPHAHALIESIQTETAKKVPGIECVLTYEDVPNKRFTMAGQTYPEPSPYDRLILDQRVRFVGDAVAIVAGEDEECVDKALKLIKVKYEVLEPLLDFRKAKDNKILVHPEENWKALCEVGADNKRNLCAHDVEYHGDIDKAFEGCEVVVDKTYHTLANQQAMMETFRAFTYMDTYGRLNVVASTQIAFHVRRILSTALDIKKSQIRVIKPRIGGGFGAKQTVVAEVYPAIVTWKTGKPAKMIYTREETLIASTPRHEMEIHVRVGATKDGIIKAIDMYTLSNTGAFGEHGPTTVGLSGHKTISMYGKLDAFRFAYDVVYTNVMSAGAYRGYGATQGFFALESAVSELAAKINMDPVKIREMNMIKEGEVMHAYYGETATSCNLDKCLSRAKEMIGWDEKYPYKDLGNGKVRSVGVAMAAQGSGISSVDVGSASIQVNDDGFYTLSIGAADMGTGCDTILAQMAADCLECDVDNIIVHGVDTDTSPYDSGSYASSTTYVTGTAVMKACETLKNKMLQVGAEYLSCDVEDMDFDGEKVFSLKDNKSVTIKDLSYQAQCGSKQALSATESYTSEVSPPPFMVGMAEVEIDKETGDIELIDYVAVVDCGTPINPNLARVQTEGGLAQGIGMAMYENIQYNEKGKLWNNSFLQYKIPTRLDVGTIRVEFESSYENSGPFGAKSIGEIVINTPPPAIANAVYNATGVRVYELPITSEKIVKGLMEQKNQGK, from the coding sequence ATGAAGTATGTAAATCAATCCGTCATGAAAAAAGATGCAATGGCACTTGTGACAGGAAAACCACTTTATACCGATGATATTGCACCAAGCAATTGTTTAATCGTTAAAGTATTACGAAGCCCTCATGCACATGCATTAATTGAATCCATTCAAACAGAAACTGCTAAGAAGGTTCCAGGAATTGAATGTGTTTTAACATATGAGGACGTACCAAATAAAAGATTTACAATGGCAGGACAAACTTATCCAGAACCAAGTCCATATGACCGTTTAATTCTTGATCAAAGAGTACGTTTCGTAGGTGATGCAGTAGCAATCGTCGCTGGTGAAGACGAAGAGTGCGTTGATAAGGCTTTAAAATTAATCAAAGTAAAATATGAAGTGTTAGAACCACTTCTTGATTTTCGTAAAGCAAAAGATAACAAGATTTTAGTTCATCCAGAAGAAAACTGGAAAGCACTTTGTGAAGTTGGTGCAGATAATAAAAGAAATTTATGTGCACATGATGTAGAATACCATGGGGATATTGATAAAGCATTCGAAGGCTGTGAAGTTGTTGTAGATAAAACATACCATACCCTAGCGAATCAACAAGCGATGATGGAAACATTTCGTGCGTTTACCTACATGGATACTTATGGACGTTTAAATGTTGTTGCATCTACGCAGATTGCATTCCATGTAAGACGTATTTTATCCACTGCACTTGATATAAAAAAATCTCAGATTCGTGTAATTAAGCCACGTATCGGTGGAGGTTTTGGAGCAAAACAAACAGTAGTAGCAGAAGTTTATCCTGCAATTGTTACATGGAAAACAGGGAAACCTGCAAAGATGATTTACACAAGAGAAGAGACATTAATCGCCTCTACTCCAAGACATGAAATGGAAATCCACGTACGTGTTGGCGCTACAAAGGATGGTATTATAAAAGCTATCGATATGTATACACTTTCCAATACTGGTGCATTTGGTGAGCATGGTCCTACAACAGTAGGTTTATCTGGACATAAAACAATCTCTATGTATGGAAAACTTGACGCATTCCGTTTCGCTTATGATGTTGTATATACTAACGTAATGTCTGCGGGTGCATATCGTGGATATGGCGCAACTCAAGGTTTCTTCGCTTTAGAATCTGCGGTAAGCGAACTGGCAGCTAAAATTAATATGGACCCTGTAAAGATTCGTGAAATGAACATGATTAAAGAAGGCGAAGTTATGCACGCTTATTACGGGGAAACTGCAACAAGCTGTAATTTAGATAAATGTTTAAGTAGAGCAAAAGAAATGATTGGATGGGATGAAAAATACCCATACAAAGACCTTGGCAATGGAAAAGTTCGTTCCGTAGGTGTTGCTATGGCGGCACAAGGTTCCGGTATTTCAAGTGTTGACGTAGGCTCTGCGTCCATTCAAGTAAATGATGATGGTTTTTATACCTTAAGCATTGGTGCAGCAGACATGGGAACTGGTTGTGATACTATTCTTGCACAGATGGCAGCAGATTGCTTAGAATGTGATGTAGATAATATCATCGTTCATGGTGTAGATACGGATACTTCACCATACGATTCAGGTTCTTATGCTTCTAGCACGACTTATGTTACTGGTACTGCCGTAATGAAAGCATGTGAAACTTTAAAAAATAAAATGTTACAGGTTGGTGCCGAATATCTTTCTTGTGATGTAGAAGATATGGATTTTGATGGAGAAAAAGTATTCAGTCTAAAGGATAATAAGAGTGTTACGATTAAAGACTTATCTTATCAGGCACAATGTGGAAGTAAGCAAGCACTTTCTGCAACAGAGTCTTATACATCAGAAGTTTCTCCACCACCGTTTATGGTCGGAATGGCAGAAGTTGAAATTGATAAAGAAACTGGTGATATAGAACTTATAGATTATGTTGCGGTAGTTGATTGTGGTACTCCAATCAATCCAAACCTTGCTCGTGTACAAACTGAAGGTGGACTTGCACAAGGTATTGGTATGGCAATGTATGAAAACATTCAATACAATGAAAAAGGTAAGCTATGGAACAACTCCTTCTTACAGTATAAAATTCCAACAAGACTTGATGTAGGTACGATTCGAGTTGAATTTGAAAGTAGCTATGAAAACTCTGGTCCATTTGGTGCAAAATCCATCGGTGAAATCGTAATCAATACGCCACCACCAGCCATTGCAAATGCTGTATATAATGCAACTGGTGTTCGTGTATACGAGTTACCAATCACATCTGAAAAGATTGTTAAAGGTCTGATGGAACAAAAGAATCAAGGAAAATAA
- a CDS encoding (2Fe-2S)-binding protein yields the protein MLVTMWLNGKLVKGEVSPSTPLLEFVRSKGCYSVKRGCETSNCGLCTVLLEGKPVLSCSTLAVRAEGKHVVTIEGLEDEAREFGAFMANQGAEQCGFCSPGFIMNVLAMKKELVNPTEDEIKEYLAGNLCRCSGYMSQLRAVKAYLAEGSKDE from the coding sequence ATGTTAGTGACAATGTGGTTAAATGGAAAATTAGTTAAGGGAGAGGTTTCACCAAGTACACCTCTTTTAGAATTTGTTAGAAGCAAAGGATGCTATAGTGTAAAACGTGGCTGTGAAACATCAAACTGTGGTTTATGTACCGTATTATTAGAGGGCAAGCCAGTACTTTCCTGCTCAACTCTAGCAGTAAGAGCAGAAGGGAAACACGTTGTCACAATTGAAGGTTTAGAAGACGAAGCGAGAGAGTTTGGTGCTTTTATGGCAAACCAAGGGGCAGAACAATGTGGTTTTTGTAGCCCAGGATTTATTATGAATGTTCTTGCAATGAAAAAAGAACTAGTAAATCCAACCGAAGATGAAATAAAAGAATACTTAGCTGGTAATTTATGCAGATGTAGTGGATATATGTCTCAATTACGTGCAGTAAAAGCATACTTAGCGGAGGGAAGCAAGGATGAGTAA